Proteins from a single region of Diaphorobacter limosus:
- a CDS encoding XrtA/PEP-CTERM system amidotransferase, with the protein MCGISGIFDTQGTRAYSRELIVRINDAQAHRGPDEHDVHLEPGLALGHRRLSVIDLAAGQQPLFNQAGTVGIVFNGEIYNYRDLTDELKALGYHFRTRSDTEVIVHAWSAWGEACVHRLRGMFAFALWDRDRQTLFLARDRMGVKPMHYAWLPDGSFVFGSELKVLTAHPGFARDIDPLAVEEYFTFGYVQDPRCIYRHAHKLPAAHTLTLKRGEKNRPSARPYWDVSFTNNSVITLQDAQAELRERITESVRLRMIADVPLGAFLSGGVDSSAVVATMAGLSSTPVQTCSIGFDDPRFDESSYAKQVAERYRTNHRMEIVSSDDFDLIDTLAWLYDEPYADSSAIPTYRVCQMARKHVTVALSGDGGDESLGGYRRYRMHLGEEAVRGRLPLALRRGMFGPLGRWYPKADWAPRSLRAKTTFQALAMDSVQAYCHSMSLLRGDQRQALFSPGLQRSLGGYHALEVFRHHAAQAQTDDPLALIQYLDYKTWLIGDINTKVDRASMAHSLEVREPLMDHLLVEWLATLPSDFKIRGGQGKAIFKQAYEPLLPHDLLYRPKMGFSVPLAAWLRGPLKDRVRSSLQGERMRDCGYFNPATISRLIDEHNSGMRDHATALWMLLMFEAFLRVNEGALVAAAALD; encoded by the coding sequence ATGTGCGGCATATCCGGTATTTTTGACACACAGGGTACGCGCGCCTACTCGCGTGAACTCATCGTGCGCATCAACGACGCACAAGCCCACCGCGGCCCCGACGAGCATGATGTGCACCTCGAACCCGGCCTGGCGCTGGGCCACAGGCGCTTGTCCGTCATCGACCTGGCCGCAGGCCAGCAGCCCTTGTTCAATCAGGCTGGCACGGTGGGCATCGTCTTCAACGGCGAGATCTATAACTACCGTGACCTGACGGACGAGCTCAAGGCGCTGGGCTACCACTTCAGGACGCGCAGCGACACCGAGGTCATCGTGCATGCCTGGTCGGCCTGGGGCGAGGCCTGCGTGCACCGGCTGCGCGGCATGTTTGCCTTTGCGCTGTGGGATAGAGACCGGCAGACCCTGTTTCTTGCCCGCGACCGCATGGGCGTCAAGCCCATGCACTACGCCTGGTTGCCTGATGGCAGCTTTGTCTTTGGCTCAGAGCTCAAGGTGCTCACCGCACACCCCGGTTTTGCACGCGATATCGACCCGCTGGCTGTGGAGGAGTACTTCACTTTCGGCTATGTGCAAGATCCGCGCTGCATCTACCGCCATGCGCACAAGCTTCCAGCGGCCCACACGCTGACGCTGAAACGTGGTGAAAAAAACAGGCCTAGCGCACGACCATATTGGGATGTTAGCTTCACTAATAATAGCGTCATAACGCTGCAGGATGCCCAGGCCGAGCTGCGCGAGCGCATCACCGAATCCGTGCGCCTGCGCATGATCGCCGATGTGCCGCTGGGCGCCTTCCTGTCTGGCGGGGTGGATTCCAGCGCCGTCGTGGCCACCATGGCCGGCCTGTCCAGCACGCCGGTGCAAACCTGCTCCATCGGCTTTGATGACCCTCGCTTCGACGAGTCCAGCTACGCCAAGCAGGTGGCCGAGCGCTATCGCACCAACCACCGGATGGAGATCGTCAGCAGCGATGATTTCGACCTGATCGACACCCTGGCCTGGCTCTACGACGAACCGTACGCCGACAGCTCCGCCATCCCCACCTACCGCGTCTGCCAGATGGCGCGCAAGCATGTCACCGTGGCCCTGTCGGGCGACGGTGGCGACGAAAGCCTGGGCGGCTACCGGCGCTACCGCATGCACCTGGGCGAAGAGGCCGTGCGCGGTCGCCTGCCTCTGGCGCTGCGCCGCGGCATGTTCGGCCCACTGGGGCGCTGGTACCCCAAGGCCGACTGGGCGCCGCGCTCGCTGCGCGCCAAGACCACCTTCCAGGCGCTGGCCATGGACAGCGTGCAGGCCTACTGCCACAGCATGTCCCTGCTGCGCGGCGACCAGCGCCAGGCGTTGTTCTCGCCTGGCTTGCAGCGCAGCCTGGGGGGCTATCACGCGCTCGAGGTGTTCCGCCACCACGCGGCACAGGCGCAGACCGACGACCCGCTGGCGCTCATCCAGTACCTGGACTACAAGACCTGGCTGATAGGCGACATCAACACCAAGGTCGATCGCGCCAGCATGGCCCATTCGCTGGAGGTGCGCGAGCCGCTCATGGATCACCTGCTGGTCGAATGGCTGGCCACGCTGCCCAGCGACTTCAAGATCCGTGGCGGCCAGGGCAAGGCCATCTTCAAGCAGGCCTATGAGCCACTGCTGCCGCACGACCTGCTGTACCGGCCCAAGATGGGATTCTCGGTGCCGCTGGCCGCATGGCTGCGCGGCCCCTTGAAAGACCGGGTGCGCTCGTCATTGCAGGGCGAACGCATGCGCGATTGCGGCTACTTCAACCCCGCGACCATCAGCCGCCTGATCGACGAGCACAACAGCGGCATGCGTGACCACGCGACCGCGCTGTGGATGCTGCTGATGTTCGAGGCGTTTCTGCGCGTGAACGAAGGCGCATTGGTTGCTGCCGCCGCACTAGATTGA
- a CDS encoding NAD-dependent epimerase/dehydratase family protein — protein MSPKKVLLVGAGNIARSHAAALKDTPGVVLYGVFDANAATAQALARDFHIPNVFDSLEQAAASEADTVHVLTPPDLHLATAMPFVQAGKTVLLEKPLGVSSAECAALRCAAAASGAVVGVNQNFVFNPAYEQLKKTIASGALGKPRYLSYVYEVPLRQLTARQFSHWMFREPVNILLEQAVHPLSQVVDMAGPVRELSVLSEAPIEISPGVGLHAACQASFACERMPAHMRFHVGSQFTVCRLTVVCDDGVAIADMFANQFHTLARTAYMDPVDAWLSARTTAGQIRRQGFAVLRDYVLAMAKLKPRSDAFYVGMKNSIQAFYRELQSNGRPRIDLEFGASLVEVCEQIAQGFKPLPAPAQAVAMPPANQGELVVLLGGTGFIGSYTTEALLAQGYRVRVMARGARNLQAVFNHPAVEVVRGDVKSREDLDRAMAGADYVINLAHGGGGADFAAIRAAMVDTAVQVAEVAHAAGARRLVHVGSIAGLYLGDAGETVRDDTPPDPLPQTRNDYAHAKALADAAVLDVHRRLGLPVVLLRPGLVVGAGTSPFHGGLGFFNNDQYCVGWNDGRNALPWVLVTDCANAIVGAMTSEQAVGRAYNLVGDVRPTAREYLADVAQVTGRPLKFVPSSPVALWLAEMGKWLVKRATGRRVQRPYLRDIRSRGIPAMFDCSAAKRDLDWAPVADAKTFRQMAVMVHAEEPVA, from the coding sequence GTGAGCCCCAAGAAAGTACTGCTGGTTGGTGCCGGCAACATTGCAAGATCCCACGCCGCCGCATTGAAAGATACGCCTGGAGTGGTGCTGTACGGCGTGTTTGACGCCAACGCCGCCACTGCCCAGGCACTGGCGCGCGACTTCCATATTCCAAACGTCTTTGACTCGCTGGAGCAGGCAGCAGCCAGTGAAGCGGATACGGTGCATGTCCTGACGCCACCCGATCTGCACCTGGCCACGGCCATGCCGTTTGTCCAGGCCGGCAAGACCGTGTTGCTTGAAAAGCCGCTGGGCGTGAGCAGCGCCGAATGTGCCGCGCTGCGCTGCGCCGCCGCCGCCTCCGGGGCAGTGGTGGGGGTCAATCAGAACTTTGTTTTCAACCCAGCCTACGAACAGCTCAAAAAAACCATAGCGTCTGGCGCACTGGGTAAGCCGCGTTATCTCAGTTATGTCTATGAAGTGCCACTGCGCCAGTTGACCGCGCGCCAGTTCAGCCACTGGATGTTCCGCGAGCCGGTCAACATCCTTTTGGAGCAGGCTGTCCATCCCTTGTCGCAGGTGGTGGACATGGCAGGCCCAGTGCGCGAACTGTCGGTATTGAGCGAGGCACCCATCGAGATTTCGCCAGGCGTCGGCCTCCATGCTGCCTGCCAGGCCAGCTTTGCCTGCGAACGCATGCCGGCACATATGCGTTTCCATGTGGGCTCTCAGTTCACGGTGTGCCGCCTCACCGTGGTGTGCGATGACGGTGTTGCCATTGCCGACATGTTTGCCAACCAGTTCCACACATTGGCGCGCACGGCCTATATGGATCCGGTGGACGCATGGCTGTCGGCACGCACCACGGCGGGCCAGATTCGCCGGCAAGGTTTTGCCGTGCTGCGTGACTATGTCCTGGCCATGGCCAAACTCAAGCCACGGTCGGACGCGTTCTACGTGGGCATGAAAAACAGCATCCAGGCCTTTTACCGCGAGCTGCAGAGCAATGGCCGCCCGCGTATCGACCTGGAGTTTGGTGCTTCGTTGGTAGAGGTTTGCGAGCAGATTGCCCAAGGGTTCAAGCCCCTGCCCGCGCCGGCGCAGGCCGTGGCCATGCCCCCCGCGAACCAGGGCGAACTGGTCGTGTTGCTCGGCGGCACCGGGTTTATTGGCTCTTACACCACGGAGGCGTTGCTGGCACAAGGCTATCGTGTACGCGTCATGGCCCGGGGAGCGCGCAACCTGCAAGCGGTGTTCAACCACCCGGCGGTAGAGGTGGTTCGAGGCGACGTCAAGAGCCGCGAAGACCTGGATCGCGCCATGGCTGGCGCCGACTATGTGATCAACCTGGCGCATGGCGGCGGAGGTGCAGACTTTGCTGCCATTCGCGCCGCCATGGTCGATACCGCGGTGCAGGTGGCAGAGGTGGCCCATGCCGCTGGTGCACGCCGCCTGGTGCATGTGGGCTCCATCGCCGGTCTTTATCTGGGCGACGCGGGCGAGACGGTGCGCGACGACACCCCGCCCGACCCGCTGCCACAAACCCGCAATGACTACGCACATGCCAAGGCGCTGGCCGACGCTGCCGTTCTGGACGTTCATCGGCGGTTGGGCTTGCCCGTGGTATTGCTACGTCCGGGCCTGGTGGTTGGGGCAGGGACCTCGCCCTTCCATGGCGGCCTCGGATTCTTCAATAACGACCAATACTGCGTTGGTTGGAACGACGGGCGCAATGCCTTGCCCTGGGTGTTGGTGACGGATTGCGCCAACGCCATCGTGGGTGCGATGACCTCTGAACAGGCCGTGGGGCGGGCCTACAACCTGGTGGGCGATGTGCGTCCAACGGCCCGCGAGTATCTGGCTGACGTTGCCCAGGTCACGGGCAGACCGTTGAAGTTCGTGCCTTCGTCGCCGGTTGCACTGTGGCTGGCAGAAATGGGCAAATGGCTGGTCAAGCGGGCTACCGGGCGGCGCGTGCAGCGCCCGTACTTGCGGGACATCCGTTCGCGTGGCATTCCCGCCATGTTCGATTGCAGTGCTGCCAAGCGGGATCTGGATTGGGCCCCCGTTGCCGATGCCAAGACGTTCCGGCAGATGGCCGTGATGGTGCATGCCGAGGAGCCCGTCGCGTGA
- a CDS encoding glycosyltransferase: protein MLHAFSTFQLGGPQARFVELANALGPMFRHTVVAMDNRFDAGERLHPSVNWAPMTLKVIKGGALANRASFRQVLRSLQPDLLMSYNWGAIEWAAANLPQVCHQVHVEDGFGPEEAARQLPRRVWMRRALLGWARVPVVVISRQLERIALQEWRLPEHRVHFIANGVNVPARMRPQRELVAGAAIHVGTVAGLRSEKNIARLIKAFARLRSVQPARLTIVGGGLLQAELQQLAQSLGVGDDVEFTGYLSNPGEKLKDFDLFALSSDTEQQPIALLEAMAMGMPVVATAVGDVPAILADVSPDNVCPPDDAAFAQLLLQVAQANSKWSAWSSRGHALVSSTYAKPAMLAQWQAVWAGQLAGVRATSLSHA from the coding sequence TTGCTGCATGCCTTCTCCACCTTTCAGCTGGGTGGGCCGCAGGCGCGCTTTGTCGAACTGGCCAATGCGCTGGGCCCCATGTTCCGCCATACCGTGGTTGCCATGGACAACCGGTTCGATGCCGGCGAGCGCCTGCACCCTTCGGTCAATTGGGCGCCCATGACCCTGAAGGTCATCAAGGGCGGTGCGCTGGCCAATCGAGCTTCGTTCCGCCAGGTGCTGCGCAGCCTGCAGCCCGATTTGTTGATGAGCTACAACTGGGGTGCCATCGAATGGGCAGCGGCCAACCTTCCCCAGGTTTGCCACCAGGTACATGTGGAGGACGGTTTTGGCCCTGAAGAGGCCGCACGTCAGCTGCCCAGGCGGGTATGGATGCGCCGTGCATTGCTTGGCTGGGCAAGGGTTCCAGTGGTGGTCATCTCGCGCCAGCTGGAGCGCATTGCCCTGCAGGAATGGAGGTTGCCTGAGCACCGTGTTCACTTCATTGCCAACGGCGTGAATGTGCCGGCACGCATGCGCCCGCAGCGTGAGTTGGTGGCCGGCGCAGCCATTCACGTAGGCACCGTTGCCGGCTTGCGGTCGGAAAAAAATATCGCTCGTCTGATCAAGGCATTCGCCCGCCTGCGTTCGGTACAACCGGCGCGCCTGACCATCGTGGGTGGAGGACTATTGCAAGCCGAATTACAGCAACTGGCCCAGTCGCTTGGTGTGGGTGATGACGTTGAGTTCACTGGTTACCTGAGCAATCCGGGCGAGAAGCTCAAGGACTTTGATCTATTTGCCCTGTCGTCCGATACCGAGCAACAGCCCATTGCACTGCTGGAGGCCATGGCAATGGGCATGCCCGTCGTAGCTACTGCGGTGGGCGATGTGCCGGCCATCCTTGCCGACGTGTCACCGGACAATGTCTGCCCGCCAGACGATGCGGCTTTTGCGCAGTTGCTGCTGCAGGTTGCGCAGGCAAACAGCAAATGGTCCGCTTGGTCTTCCAGAGGGCATGCCTTGGTCAGCAGCACCTACGCCAAGCCAGCCATGCTGGCGCAATGGCAGGCAGTATGGGCCGGACAATTGGCGGGTGTCAGGGCGACCAGTTTGAGCCACGCTTGA
- a CDS encoding TIGR04063 family PEP-CTERM/XrtA system glycosyltransferase has product MRILHVLDHSIPLHSGYTFRTAALLREQRALGWQTFHLTSPKQGVTEQALETVDDLSFYRTAAATGAASGLPLLGQWQLMGQLTRRLREVAQEVRPDIIHAHSPVLNAVPAIRVGRELGLPVVYEIRAFWEDAAVDHGTTREGSARYRLTRALETWAIRKADHVFTICEGLRSDIAGRGVDPAKVTVIPNAVDTQAFQASQAPDPALKRSLNLDGKLVLGFVGSFYAYEGLDLLIQALPAILRANPAVALLLVGGGPEDARLREQVSRLQLDAHVVFTGRVPHKQVSRYYDLIDVLAYPRHSMRLTELVTPLKPLEAMAQQKLFVASAVGGHKELVEHMKTGVLFEAGNKDALAQALLDLLNHRQAWPALKANGRAFVESVRNWRNSVANYKPVYERITQKKVQA; this is encoded by the coding sequence ATGCGAATCCTTCACGTTCTCGACCATTCCATCCCCCTGCACAGCGGCTACACGTTTCGCACTGCCGCCCTGCTGCGCGAGCAGCGGGCGCTGGGCTGGCAAACCTTTCACCTCACGTCCCCCAAGCAAGGCGTTACCGAACAGGCCTTGGAGACCGTTGACGACCTCAGCTTCTATCGCACTGCCGCTGCAACGGGCGCGGCATCCGGCCTGCCGTTGCTTGGTCAGTGGCAGCTCATGGGGCAGCTCACGCGCAGGCTGCGCGAGGTGGCCCAGGAGGTGCGGCCAGACATCATTCACGCCCACTCGCCGGTGCTCAACGCCGTGCCCGCCATTCGCGTGGGGCGCGAACTGGGGCTGCCCGTGGTGTACGAGATTCGCGCCTTCTGGGAAGACGCGGCCGTCGATCATGGCACCACCCGTGAAGGCAGCGCGCGCTACCGCCTCACGCGTGCCCTGGAGACCTGGGCCATCCGCAAGGCCGACCATGTATTCACGATCTGCGAGGGCCTGCGCTCCGATATTGCTGGTCGTGGCGTCGATCCCGCCAAGGTGACTGTCATTCCCAACGCTGTCGATACCCAGGCCTTCCAGGCATCGCAGGCGCCCGACCCCGCCTTGAAGCGGTCTTTGAACCTCGATGGCAAGCTGGTTCTGGGCTTTGTCGGTTCGTTCTACGCCTACGAAGGGTTGGACTTGCTGATCCAGGCCTTGCCGGCGATCCTGCGGGCCAATCCCGCCGTGGCCTTGCTGCTGGTTGGCGGTGGGCCTGAGGACGCGCGCCTGCGCGAGCAGGTATCTCGCCTGCAACTCGACGCCCATGTGGTGTTTACCGGGCGTGTGCCGCACAAGCAGGTCAGCCGCTACTACGACCTGATCGACGTGCTGGCCTATCCGCGCCATTCCATGCGGTTGACCGAACTGGTCACGCCGCTCAAGCCGCTGGAAGCCATGGCGCAGCAAAAGCTCTTTGTCGCATCCGCAGTCGGGGGGCATAAAGAGCTGGTGGAGCACATGAAGACCGGCGTGCTTTTTGAAGCCGGCAACAAGGATGCGTTGGCACAGGCTCTGCTGGACCTGCTGAACCACAGGCAGGCCTGGCCCGCTCTCAAGGCCAACGGCCGGGCATTTGTCGAGTCGGTACGCAACTGGCGCAACAGCGTCGCCAACTACAAACCCGTGTATGAACGGATCACGCAGAAGAAGGTGCAAGCATGA
- the wecB gene encoding non-hydrolyzing UDP-N-acetylglucosamine 2-epimerase: MKVMVVFGTRPEAIKMAPLVKALQQAAPALQTVVCVTAQHREMLDQVLRLFDLQPEYDLNVMKPGQDLFDITTQILTGLKPVLAAEQPDLVLVHGDTSTTLAASLAAYYTRAKVGHVEAGLRTNNKWAPFPEEMNRRLTGAMTDVHFAPTATAKANLLREGVSADAIHVTGNTVIDALLAVVDKLRADAELRQRLDKEFSFLDPNRRLILVTGHRRENFGEGFQNICHALADIASAHPDVQVLYPVHLNPNVRQPVHDILAARQLDNVHLIDPVDYLPFVYLMDRAHLIITDSGGVQEEAPSLGKPVLVMRETTERPEAVEAGTVRLVGTNRQKLVAEAERLLADPAAYAAMAQAHNPYGDGQASQRIVKTLLNLKNKE, from the coding sequence ATGAAGGTGATGGTGGTGTTTGGAACCCGGCCCGAGGCCATCAAGATGGCCCCGCTGGTCAAGGCCCTGCAGCAGGCAGCGCCTGCGTTACAGACAGTGGTGTGCGTCACCGCGCAGCACCGCGAAATGCTCGACCAGGTGCTGCGCCTGTTCGACCTGCAGCCCGAGTACGACCTGAACGTGATGAAGCCAGGGCAGGATCTGTTCGACATCACCACCCAGATCCTCACGGGGCTAAAACCCGTGCTGGCGGCCGAGCAGCCCGATCTGGTGCTGGTGCATGGCGATACGTCCACCACCCTGGCGGCCAGCCTGGCCGCGTACTACACGCGGGCCAAGGTGGGGCATGTAGAGGCCGGCCTGCGCACCAATAACAAGTGGGCCCCGTTCCCCGAGGAAATGAACCGCCGCCTGACTGGCGCCATGACCGACGTCCACTTCGCCCCCACGGCAACGGCCAAGGCCAACCTGCTGCGCGAAGGCGTCTCTGCCGACGCCATCCACGTCACCGGCAACACCGTGATTGATGCCCTCTTGGCCGTGGTGGACAAGCTGCGTGCAGACGCGGAGCTGCGCCAGCGCCTGGACAAGGAGTTCTCGTTTCTCGACCCCAACCGCCGCCTCATCCTGGTTACGGGCCATCGCCGGGAGAATTTTGGCGAAGGCTTCCAGAACATCTGCCACGCATTGGCAGACATTGCCTCCGCCCACCCAGACGTGCAAGTGCTGTACCCGGTACACCTCAACCCCAATGTGCGCCAGCCCGTGCACGACATCCTGGCGGCGCGTCAGCTTGATAACGTCCACCTCATCGACCCCGTGGACTATCTGCCGTTTGTTTACCTGATGGACAGGGCGCATCTCATCATCACCGACTCGGGCGGTGTGCAGGAAGAGGCGCCCTCGCTGGGCAAGCCCGTGCTCGTGATGCGCGAAACCACCGAACGGCCCGAGGCTGTTGAGGCCGGCACGGTGCGCCTGGTAGGCACGAATCGGCAAAAGCTCGTGGCCGAGGCAGAGCGCCTGCTGGCCGACCCAGCTGCCTATGCGGCCATGGCACAGGCACACAACCCCTATGGAGACGGCCAGGCCTCGCAACGCATTGTCAAAACACTATTAAATTTGAAGAACAAGGAGTAA
- the wecC gene encoding UDP-N-acetyl-D-mannosamine dehydrogenase, with the protein MARELQKIIVMGLGYIGLPTASMLATKGHQVLGVDVNAQAVDIINSGRIHIVEPDLDILVKSAVNSGNLKASLTPEEGDTFILAVPTPFKEVDGNPKAPDLAYIETATRAIAPFLREDNLIILESTSPVGTTERVQEIIVAMRPELAGKIHTAHCPERVLPGQILRELVDNDRIIGGTTKAAVAKAKALYKTFCNGAILETDSRTAEMSKLVENSFRDVNIAFANELSVICDHLGINVWEAIALANRHPRVNILQPGPGVGGHCIAVDPWFIVASAPAQSRLIRTAREVNDAKPDWVIAKVKAKAARFHEPVIGCLGLSFKANIDDLRESPSMDIVHHLHQSGIGKIMACDPNVRKEKAPFALYDLKTVIKEADILLLLVDHEEFKDIDPQVIKDKVVIDTKGVLR; encoded by the coding sequence ATGGCGCGCGAACTGCAAAAAATTATCGTAATGGGCCTGGGCTACATTGGTCTGCCAACGGCCTCCATGCTGGCCACCAAGGGCCACCAGGTGCTTGGCGTCGATGTCAACGCACAGGCCGTTGACATCATCAATTCGGGCCGCATCCACATCGTCGAACCAGACCTGGACATCCTCGTCAAGTCGGCAGTCAACAGCGGCAACCTGAAGGCGTCCCTGACGCCCGAGGAGGGCGACACGTTCATCCTGGCGGTGCCCACGCCATTCAAAGAGGTGGACGGCAACCCCAAGGCGCCCGACCTGGCCTATATCGAGACCGCCACGCGTGCCATTGCGCCATTTTTGCGCGAAGACAACCTGATCATCCTGGAGTCCACCTCACCTGTTGGAACCACCGAGCGCGTGCAAGAAATCATTGTTGCCATGCGCCCTGAACTGGCTGGCAAGATCCACACGGCGCATTGCCCCGAGCGTGTCTTGCCTGGGCAAATCCTGCGCGAGCTGGTGGATAACGACCGCATCATCGGCGGCACCACCAAGGCCGCAGTGGCAAAGGCCAAGGCGCTCTACAAGACCTTTTGCAACGGCGCCATTCTGGAGACCGACAGCCGCACGGCAGAAATGTCCAAGCTGGTCGAAAACTCCTTCCGTGACGTGAACATCGCGTTTGCGAACGAGTTGTCCGTCATCTGCGACCACCTGGGCATCAACGTTTGGGAGGCCATTGCCCTGGCCAACCGCCATCCGCGCGTGAACATCCTGCAGCCCGGGCCCGGCGTGGGTGGGCACTGCATCGCGGTAGACCCCTGGTTCATCGTGGCCAGTGCACCCGCCCAGTCACGCTTGATTCGTACCGCGCGCGAGGTCAACGACGCCAAGCCCGACTGGGTGATCGCCAAGGTCAAGGCCAAGGCGGCACGTTTTCACGAGCCGGTGATTGGCTGCCTGGGCCTGAGCTTCAAGGCGAATATCGACGACTTGCGAGAGTCGCCATCCATGGACATAGTCCACCACCTGCACCAGTCGGGCATAGGCAAGATCATGGCCTGCGACCCCAATGTGCGCAAAGAGAAGGCACCCTTTGCGCTGTACGACCTGAAAACCGTGATCAAGGAGGCCGACATCCTCTTGCTGCTGGTGGATCACGAAGAGTTCAAGGACATCGACCCCCAGGTCATCAAGGACAAGGTGGTCATCGATACCAAGGGCGTGCTGCGGTGA
- a CDS encoding glycosyltransferase family 4 protein: protein MKILLFSTLYPSAVRPIHGIFVETRLRELLKTGEVQAKVVAPVPWFPFKAARFGSYAKFAATPRMEQRNGVEVHHPRYLLPPKVGMNIAPYALALGALPTLRRLQRNGFDFDLIDAHYYYPDGVAAALLAKWLGKPFVVTARGTDLNLIPQHRFARRLILQAAEQASASIGVCQALMNTLADMGADRSKLNTLRNGVDLERFVPEDRAQARRRLGLQPEGPYLLSVGHLIERKGHHIAVEALSYLPGLKLLIAGAGPEESALNTLACRLGVADRVHWAGVVPQSELKWWYSAADVLALCSSREGWANVLLESMACGTPVVATNIWGTPEVVNTPAAGVLMARRDAQALAQAWEHLQRQLPARQATRTHAETFSWAATTQGQLDLFARVLGFPSSPYRSLNI from the coding sequence GTGAAGATTCTTCTCTTCTCCACCCTGTACCCCAGCGCGGTGCGGCCCATCCACGGCATCTTCGTGGAGACGCGCCTGCGCGAGCTGCTCAAGACTGGCGAGGTGCAGGCCAAGGTGGTGGCGCCGGTGCCTTGGTTCCCCTTCAAGGCGGCGCGGTTTGGCTCTTATGCCAAGTTTGCCGCCACGCCGCGCATGGAGCAGCGCAACGGGGTCGAAGTACACCACCCGCGTTACCTGCTGCCGCCCAAGGTGGGCATGAACATCGCCCCATATGCCCTGGCCCTGGGTGCGCTGCCCACGCTACGCCGGCTGCAACGCAACGGGTTCGACTTTGATCTGATCGACGCCCACTATTACTACCCCGATGGCGTGGCCGCTGCGTTGCTGGCCAAATGGCTGGGCAAGCCTTTCGTGGTAACGGCGCGTGGCACCGACCTGAACCTCATTCCGCAGCACCGATTTGCGCGCAGACTGATTCTGCAGGCGGCAGAACAGGCGAGTGCTTCCATCGGCGTGTGCCAGGCACTCATGAATACTCTGGCGGACATGGGGGCGGATCGCTCCAAGCTCAACACGCTCCGCAATGGCGTGGACTTGGAGCGTTTCGTGCCCGAAGACCGCGCCCAGGCGCGTAGGCGCCTAGGCCTTCAGCCAGAGGGGCCTTATCTACTCTCGGTGGGGCACCTGATCGAACGCAAGGGTCATCACATCGCTGTTGAGGCTTTGTCGTACCTGCCCGGCCTGAAGCTGTTGATCGCCGGAGCAGGCCCTGAGGAGAGTGCTTTGAACACCTTGGCCTGCCGCCTTGGGGTGGCCGACCGCGTGCATTGGGCCGGCGTGGTGCCCCAGAGCGAACTCAAGTGGTGGTACAGCGCAGCGGACGTGCTGGCCCTGTGCAGTAGCCGTGAGGGGTGGGCCAATGTACTGCTGGAGTCCATGGCCTGTGGCACGCCGGTGGTCGCCACCAACATCTGGGGGACACCCGAAGTAGTGAATACGCCCGCAGCAGGAGTCCTTATGGCGCGTCGCGATGCCCAAGCGTTGGCGCAGGCTTGGGAACATCTGCAGCGCCAGTTGCCTGCACGGCAGGCGACCCGTACCCATGCCGAGACATTTTCTTGGGCAGCGACCACCCAGGGGCAACTGGATTTGTTTGCGCGTGTGCTTGGGTTTCCGTCTAGTCCTTACCGATCATTGAACATATGA